In Xenorhabdus poinarii G6, the following are encoded in one genomic region:
- a CDS encoding head-tail connector protein — protein MNPLITLDEIKQHCRIDENDTLEDALLKGYADAALEVCQQHIGKRFDKGLAFTPAMKVGCLLYIGLLYENRAMAADKELKEIPFTIKSLWSVYRDVGVY, from the coding sequence ATTAACCCTCTCATAACATTGGATGAAATCAAGCAGCATTGCCGGATAGATGAAAACGATACGCTTGAGGATGCACTCCTTAAGGGCTATGCCGACGCTGCGTTAGAAGTCTGCCAGCAACATATTGGCAAACGCTTCGATAAGGGTCTGGCCTTTACCCCGGCAATGAAAGTCGGCTGCTTACTTTATATCGGTTTACTGTATGAGAACCGGGCAATGGCGGCAGATAAGGAACTGAAAGAAATCCCGTTCACCATTAAATCATTGTGGTCTGTCTATCGTGATGTAGGAGTGTACTAA